The DNA segment ACTTCGCCTCTCGACGTACCTTTGTACGCCTTCGGGTAACCCCAAACCGCGATGCAACGCGGTTTGGGCTCAGTTTGTCCATTCCAAACATTTTTTCCTATTCCCTAAAAAAGGGCTGTAATAAATTTACAGCCCCTTTTTTATCCTTTAAATAATGTCAGCAAAATGTTTGTATCATAAACAAGCTTTACAAGAAAACCGTTTTCGATACCTGCTTTTACAAATGCCATGTCGTCGGAAATGCCGAAAAGTACTAAAAGTGCCGTCAGCACCCAAACGGCAATCAGACCTTTTGTTGCGCCTAAAATACCGCCCAAAAGTTTGTTAACAGAACGAAGCACGGGCAATTTCATAACCTTTACAAGCAAACCGCCCACAAACATGGACACGAATATCGAAAGAACATAAATCAGTGCAAACACCACAATGCTGATGACAAAATTCGCTACCGCTTTTGCTACCAACTCTGCCGTAGAATCCAGCGCAGCAAAAAAGAACGCCATCTCCTCTAAATTGTTTTTTGTACTGAAATCCACCGCCATACCGTCAATCCAGCTTTGGACAAAGGGTAAATTCAAAAGGAGCTTCTGTAGCGGGGCACGAAGAATGGCAAAAAGAACAATGGTAACCACAAAAGAGCACACCCCAACCACGCTCTTTGCCGCGCCCTTACGCACACCGAGAGCGACAAAAAAAATCAGAATAGCAATCAGGATAACGTCCATTACCAGTCCGCTTATAAATCCGTTCATGGAATTCCTCCTTTAAAATCCGAATCTCACCTCATAAATGTGAATGGTGCTGTCTGACAGGGTCGCGAAGGATTTACCGCCATTAAACAGCTTGATACTGCTGCAATCACTTTGCAGCTCGCCGCGGGATTTCACAATTCCGCTTGTCCGCATCACGCAAACATTCCGCAGACCTGCTGCCGCTACAAAGCCGTCATGCATATCAAGAGCCGTAACTTCAAAGTCTACATCCGCACAACCCTTTACCTTCAGATTATCCTTAAAGACAAGGATTTCACTCCCCGAAAGCATAGATCCCGAGGCATCCGCGCGGTTTAAGGCAACCGCAATTTCTTTCTTATCATCAAAGGAAAAGGCGTGTAAGTTTCTACCCATGAAGTCATACATATGCGAAAGTTTTCCGTTCTTGGTATAACAGTAGATGCCCTTGTCACTTAATATGTATGCATCCTTTTTGTCATAAATGATTTTATAGGCAACCGAGCCTTTAAGCACTGCTTCTCCCATGGGCTTTTCCTGTCTTAAATCAAAGAAATAAAGACTGCTTGCCACATCCTCGGCATTCGGGTCAAGTCCTGCTGCAACCATATATTTGTTGTTATCCGAAAGTGCCAGTGCTGTTACATACACACTTCCCGAGTACCATTTATATATGCAGTTTCCGAAGTTATTATATACCTTTACTACAGAGCGGTAGCCCGGTTCCCCGGTAACAACCGCGGTATAACCGTTCTCATTGACATCAATACCTGCAATCTGTTCGGTTTCTGCGATGGTTTCATATAGTGTGCCATCTTTCAAAATATTGATTTCGGCATTTTCGGTATCTGCTACCACCACATAGTCATCTGCCACGCCCATAAAGGGTGCTGCAGTCTGCAAGGCACAATCCCACTGATACTCGCCGGTTTTGTCATAGCACATAACACCCTTAGTGTTAACCGTTACAAGCTCATTATGTACCACTGCAATTTCGTGATCGCTGATGGTGTCTGCCGGCAACACAACCGGCTTATCCGAAATATGCATAGGCATAAAATAGTAGATGGCAAAATACAGAATCACCACCGTTAAGACAGCAATTATAATTATAAGATTTCTTTTTTTAGGATTCAGTTTCATTTTCGACATACGCTTCTCCAAAATACACTTTTTTCATATACAGCCCTTGTGGCGGTGCCGTAATGCCTGCACGGCTTCTGTCTTTTGACTTTATGATTTCCGCCAGATCTTCCGTGATTTTTCCGGCACCAATATAGCAAAGTGTGCCTGCCATTATCCGCACCATGTTATACAAAAAGCCGTTTCCTGTAACCTCAAACACGATTTTCCCGTTTTCTTCAAATACATTTGTCTCATAAATTTCGCGAACGGTGGTTTTGACCTGACCGCCGGATGCCATGAAGCCCAAGAAATCATGCGCACCCACAAATTTTTGCGCTTCTGCATGCATTTTCTGCACATCCAGCACATAAGGAAAATGCCATGCGTATTGCCGCCAAAAAGGATTTTCGTGACGGGTGTTATAAATTTCGTAACGATAGGTTTTCTTTTGCACCGAGAATCTGCCGTGAAAATCCGCATCCGCATCAAACGCAGAAAAAACGCGGATGTCAGGCGGTAGCTTCGTGTTTAGTGCAAAAGGAAATCGCTCAGCAGGAATTGCACTTTCAGTTTTAAAGGTAGCAAGATAGCAAAGGGCATGCACCCCTGCATCGGTTCTGCCACAGCCCTCTAAAAAAGAATACGAACCTGTAATTTCAGTGATTGCGGTTTCCATCGCCTCCTGCACCGTCATAGCATTGTTTTGCTTTTGCCAGCCGGCATAGCAGGTTCCGTCATAGGAAAGCAACAAGCCTATATTTCTCATACAAAAGCCTCCACAGCCCACAAGGCAACACCTAAAGCCAGCATCAGTAAAAAGCCGAACAGGTCAACCAGACCGAACTTTAAGGATTTCAGCTTGGTGCGGTGTACATCCCCCTGATAGCAACGGCATTCCATCGCAGTTGCCAGTTCATCTGCTCTGCGGAATGCACTTACAAATAACGGCACAAAAATCGGAATCATCGCTTTTGCCTTCTGCCAGAGATTTCCGCTTTCAAAATCTGCACCGCGGGCGCTCTGGGCTTTTATAATTTTATCGGTTTCTTCCATAATTGTGGGAATAAACCGAAGGGCAATGGTCATCATCATGGAAAACTCATGCACGGGAACTTTAAGCTTCTTCAAAGGTCTTAAAAGAGTTTCAATACCGTCGGTTAAGGCAATGGGTGTTGTGGTTAAGGTCATCATGGAGGTGGCAACAATCAAAAGACAAATCCGCACCGCCATAAAGCCTGCAAGGCTTAACCCCTCATAGGTTACCCGCAGAAAGCCCCATTCAAAAAGCACCTTGCCGTCGGTAAAAAACACATTGAAAACTGCCGTAATCAGAACCAGTATCCAAATGGCTTTTATACCGCGCAGAACATACAAAACAGAAACTTTGGATAAAGCAATAAAGCCTGCAAGGAACAGTACGACAGGCAAAAAGCCCCACCAGCTTTCCACCATAAACAAAGCCACGAGGAAAAAGATTGTCATTATAATTTTTGTTCTGGGGTCGGCACGGTGTACCACCGAATTGCCGGGATAATACTGTCCTAATGTAATATCTTTAAGCATTGCTTTTCCTTTCTTTCAAAATTAATGTGCAATATTTTTAAGCAACCATTCCGCCGCTTCTTTGGCACTGAAAATGGTTTCGGGTACATCCATACCCATTTTTCGCAGCTCACTTAAAATTTTTGTGATTTGCGGTACGTCCAGACGCATTCTTTCTAAAAGTGCACTGTCCCGGAACACCGCCTCGGGCGTGCCGTCTAAGGTCAAAGCACCGCCATGCATAACACAAACCTTGTCGGCATGCTTTGCCACATCCTCCATACTGTGGGAAACCAGCACAACGCTGATGCCCTTTTCGGTACGGATTTTTTCAATTTCATATAAAATTTTCTCTCTGCCAAAGGGGTCTAAGCCTGCCGCAGGTTCATCCAAAACCAAAACCTCCGGCTCCATGGCAAGCACCCCGGCAATGGCAACTCTTCGTTTTTGACCGCCCGATAATTCAAAGGGGGATTTTTCCATATATTTCTCTTTCAAGCCCACCATTTTCGCGGCAGCGTATACCCGCTCTTTGATTTCGTCTTCTTTTAAGCCGTAATTTCTCGGTGCAAAAGAAATATCTCTGTAGACCGTTTCTTCAAACAGCTGATACTCCGGATACTGGAACACCAGTCCCACCTTACGACGCACCTCTTTCATTTTTACGTCTTTGGAAAAGATGTTTGTGCCGTTCAGTAAAACCTCACCGCTTGTGGGTTTCAGAAGTCCGTTTAAATGCTGAATGAGTGTGGATTTGCCCGAGCCGGTATGACCGATGATGCAGGTGGTTTTTCCATCTTCTATAGTAAAGGAAACATCCTTTACTGCATAAATCAGCGAATCGGCATTTTTATAGGCATGGCTTAAATTTTTAACTTCAATCATCTGTCCATTCTCCTTTTAAATGCCTCGATAAACTCTTCGGCGGTCAGCACCGTTTCGCCAATGTCCAGTCCGCCCTGCTTTAAATAGTATGCAAGCTCGGTCGCCTGAGGCACACCCAAACGGAGCGATTTCATTTCCTGCGTTTTTTCAAATACATTACGGGGTGTGTCGTCCATAACCACTTTCCCCTCTTCCATCACAATCACGCGATTTGCCTGCGCCGCTTCTTCCATATAGTGGGTAATTAAAATCACCGTCATGCCCTGCTGATTGAGGCGCTTTACGGTATCCATAACCTCTTTTCTGCCAAGCGGGTCCAGCATGGCAGTAGATTCGTCTAAAATCAGGTATTTCGGGTGCATGGCAAGCACACCTGCGATAGCAATCCTCTGCTTTTGACCGCCCGAAAGGTTATGGGGCGCGGTGTGCATAAAATCATACATATCCACCGCCTTTAACGCATCATCCACACGGGTGCGGATTTCAAGGGGCGGAACACCTAAATTTTCGGGACCGAACGCCACATCCTCTTCCACAATGGTTGCCACCAGCTGATTGTCGGGATTCTGGAACACCATACCGACTCTTTTGCGGATTTCAAACAACAACGCTTCGTCCTCTGTATCCATATTCTCTACATAAACCTTACCGCCGCAAGGAAGATTCACACAGTTCAAAAGCTTTACCAAAGAAGATTTGCCCGAGCCGTTATGCCCTAAAACAGCTAAAAACTCGCCCGGCTTTACGGTAAGGGAAACCCCATCTACCACAAGGCGTTTGTTTTCCGCCTCGGGGCTGTCATAGGTACAGCTTACATTTTTGGTTTCAATCATAAGATTTGTTCCTTTCAGTCAAACAAACATCTTGCTGTGGAGCCACAGGGCAAAACCACCGGCTGATTCTGTACCGGAATGCCCAGCTCATCCGCCTGAATGGAGCGGATTTTAAACTTTTTGCCCAGCACCAGATGCATCATGTTAGACAGCACCGATGCCTGAAGCCCGGTTGTATAAGAATTGATTAAGAAAAACAGCGGTTTTTCGTCTAAGATTTTGGAGCATGCTTCAATTAAGGGGTATAAGCAATCCTCTAATTTCCAAACCTCGCCGTTTGAGCCTCTGCCGTACGAGGGCGGGTCCATAATAATGCCATGATAGAAATTACCGCGCCGTTCTTCTCTCTGTACAAATTTTAAACAATCATCCACGATATAACGAACCGGCTTATTTTCAAGCCCCGACAACTTTAAATTTTCCTTTGCCCAGGTCACCATGCCTTTCGAAGCATCCACATGGCAAACCGATGCGCCTGCCGCAGCTGCTGCCGCAGTTGCACCGCCTGTGTAAGCAAAAAGGTTAAGCACTTTTATGGGACGGTTGGCATTTTCAATGGTTTCGCGCACAAAATCCCAGTTTGCCGCCTGTTCGGGAAACAGACCTGTGTGCTTAAAGCCCGTGGGCTGTACCTTAAAGGTTAAATCTCTGTAATTTACGGTCCAGCTTTCGGGAAGCTGTTTTTTATATTCCCATTTTCCGCCACCAGATTTACTTCTGTGGTATACCGCATGTGCCTGCTTTGCAGAGGGCATACTGCAGTTCCAGA comes from the Clostridia bacterium genome and includes:
- a CDS encoding CvpA family protein, which codes for MNGFISGLVMDVILIAILIFFVALGVRKGAAKSVVGVCSFVVTIVLFAILRAPLQKLLLNLPFVQSWIDGMAVDFSTKNNLEEMAFFFAALDSTAELVAKAVANFVISIVVFALIYVLSIFVSMFVGGLLVKVMKLPVLRSVNKLLGGILGATKGLIAVWVLTALLVLFGISDDMAFVKAGIENGFLVKLVYDTNILLTLFKG
- a CDS encoding class I SAM-dependent methyltransferase — protein: MILTDKWQDYAVLETANGEKLERWGDIVLRRPDPQVIWNCSMPSAKQAHAVYHRSKSGGGKWEYKKQLPESWTVNYRDLTFKVQPTGFKHTGLFPEQAANWDFVRETIENANRPIKVLNLFAYTGGATAAAAAAGASVCHVDASKGMVTWAKENLKLSGLENKPVRYIVDDCLKFVQREERRGNFYHGIIMDPPSYGRGSNGEVWKLEDCLYPLIEACSKILDEKPLFFLINSYTTGLQASVLSNMMHLVLGKKFKIRSIQADELGIPVQNQPVVLPCGSTARCLFD
- the truA gene encoding tRNA pseudouridine(38-40) synthase TruA, giving the protein MRNIGLLLSYDGTCYAGWQKQNNAMTVQEAMETAITEITGSYSFLEGCGRTDAGVHALCYLATFKTESAIPAERFPFALNTKLPPDIRVFSAFDADADFHGRFSVQKKTYRYEIYNTRHENPFWRQYAWHFPYVLDVQKMHAEAQKFVGAHDFLGFMASGGQVKTTVREIYETNVFEENGKIVFEVTGNGFLYNMVRIMAGTLCYIGAGKITEDLAEIIKSKDRSRAGITAPPQGLYMKKVYFGEAYVENETES
- a CDS encoding energy-coupling factor transporter ATPase, translating into MIETKNVSCTYDSPEAENKRLVVDGVSLTVKPGEFLAVLGHNGSGKSSLVKLLNCVNLPCGGKVYVENMDTEDEALLFEIRKRVGMVFQNPDNQLVATIVEEDVAFGPENLGVPPLEIRTRVDDALKAVDMYDFMHTAPHNLSGGQKQRIAIAGVLAMHPKYLILDESTAMLDPLGRKEVMDTVKRLNQQGMTVILITHYMEEAAQANRVIVMEEGKVVMDDTPRNVFEKTQEMKSLRLGVPQATELAYYLKQGGLDIGETVLTAEEFIEAFKRRMDR
- a CDS encoding energy-coupling factor transporter ATPase; amino-acid sequence: MIEVKNLSHAYKNADSLIYAVKDVSFTIEDGKTTCIIGHTGSGKSTLIQHLNGLLKPTSGEVLLNGTNIFSKDVKMKEVRRKVGLVFQYPEYQLFEETVYRDISFAPRNYGLKEDEIKERVYAAAKMVGLKEKYMEKSPFELSGGQKRRVAIAGVLAMEPEVLVLDEPAAGLDPFGREKILYEIEKIRTEKGISVVLVSHSMEDVAKHADKVCVMHGGALTLDGTPEAVFRDSALLERMRLDVPQITKILSELRKMGMDVPETIFSAKEAAEWLLKNIAH
- a CDS encoding energy-coupling factor transporter transmembrane protein EcfT; protein product: MLKDITLGQYYPGNSVVHRADPRTKIIMTIFFLVALFMVESWWGFLPVVLFLAGFIALSKVSVLYVLRGIKAIWILVLITAVFNVFFTDGKVLFEWGFLRVTYEGLSLAGFMAVRICLLIVATSMMTLTTTPIALTDGIETLLRPLKKLKVPVHEFSMMMTIALRFIPTIMEETDKIIKAQSARGADFESGNLWQKAKAMIPIFVPLFVSAFRRADELATAMECRCYQGDVHRTKLKSLKFGLVDLFGFLLMLALGVALWAVEAFV